The Listeria swaminathanii genome has a window encoding:
- a CDS encoding alpha/beta hydrolase, whose protein sequence is MKKYFITIMILLFGALLLSGCQNDKEAENSSPPKVDLKDEIPIILIHGSGGDTHSLDEMADQLMNEYKSSNEAMSMSISADGDITFQGELTKDAKRPIIKFAFDQNQATPDDWSKWLKIAMVDLKERYGFTQMDGVGHSNGGLALTYFAEDYGTDKTVPTLRKIVAIGSPFNDLDPNDNGKDLTFKQLPNSTAQLDYFMEKQQDINSNLEVLAIAGELSEDNPTDGIVPTNSSLATRLFMPGNAKAYIEDVQVGKDAVHQTLHETTKSIEKTHWFLEEFKTDETLIKLDYK, encoded by the coding sequence GTGAAGAAATATTTTATTACGATCATGATTTTGCTTTTTGGCGCGCTACTTCTCAGTGGTTGCCAAAATGACAAAGAGGCTGAAAACTCTTCGCCTCCTAAAGTAGATTTGAAAGATGAAATACCGATTATTTTAATTCATGGGAGCGGTGGCGACACACATTCCCTTGATGAAATGGCAGACCAACTGATGAACGAATATAAAAGTTCAAATGAAGCGATGTCCATGTCGATTAGTGCGGACGGAGATATCACTTTCCAGGGCGAGTTAACGAAAGATGCTAAACGCCCAATTATAAAATTCGCTTTCGACCAAAACCAAGCAACACCAGACGATTGGTCTAAGTGGTTAAAAATTGCGATGGTTGATTTAAAAGAACGCTATGGCTTCACGCAAATGGACGGGGTTGGCCACTCAAACGGCGGTTTAGCACTAACTTACTTTGCTGAAGACTATGGCACCGATAAAACCGTACCTACTTTACGCAAAATAGTAGCAATTGGCTCTCCTTTTAACGATCTAGATCCAAACGATAATGGGAAAGACTTAACGTTTAAGCAGTTGCCTAATAGTACTGCTCAATTAGATTATTTTATGGAAAAGCAACAAGATATAAATTCCAATCTTGAAGTACTTGCCATTGCAGGCGAACTAAGCGAAGATAATCCAACTGATGGCATCGTACCAACAAACAGCTCACTCGCAACTAGACTCTTTATGCCCGGAAATGCCAAAGCCTATATTGAAGATGTTCAAGTTGGAAAAGACGCAGTTCACCAGACTTTACATGAAACAACGAAAAGCATCGAGAAGACTCACTGGTTTTTAGAAGAATTCAAAACAGACGAAACACTTATCAAATTAGATTATAAATAG
- a CDS encoding Cof-type HAD-IIB family hydrolase: MANLAIDTVITDMDGTLLVKKGDQIHPLNKEVLMDWQAAGKKLFLATGRLDLAILPFIHELKIKTPVISCNGGLVRDFTTGEILYKSNIELDLVHTILDTLEPLGVNYHIYTTERIIGPTNTGKIAFFNELNKTLPENEQVPITLTADPFSVLREGEFPLKVLVIESDLEKRAEIKAALDGLPLSVLASASNLIDIMNEGIDKAKGLTYLAENGYINLDATIAFGDNENDVGMIELAKIGVAMENGIPLALEKADKIAKHHDIGGLGLFMQEEIL, encoded by the coding sequence TTGGCAAATCTAGCAATTGACACAGTTATTACAGACATGGACGGAACATTACTTGTAAAAAAAGGAGACCAAATTCATCCGCTAAACAAGGAAGTTTTAATGGATTGGCAAGCAGCTGGCAAGAAACTTTTCCTAGCAACTGGCCGTTTGGATTTAGCGATATTACCATTTATCCACGAACTAAAAATTAAAACACCAGTTATTTCCTGTAATGGCGGATTGGTACGCGATTTTACGACAGGAGAAATTTTATATAAAAGTAACATCGAGCTGGACTTAGTACATACAATTTTAGATACGCTTGAACCACTTGGCGTAAATTACCACATTTACACAACAGAGCGAATTATCGGACCAACCAATACAGGCAAAATTGCTTTTTTCAATGAATTAAATAAAACTTTACCCGAAAATGAGCAAGTTCCGATTACTTTAACTGCTGACCCGTTCAGTGTACTTCGTGAAGGGGAGTTTCCATTAAAAGTACTTGTCATTGAATCAGATTTAGAAAAACGAGCAGAAATCAAAGCAGCGTTAGACGGATTGCCGCTTTCTGTCCTTGCCTCTGCTTCGAATTTAATTGATATTATGAATGAAGGCATTGATAAAGCGAAAGGCCTAACTTATCTTGCGGAAAATGGCTACATTAATCTCGACGCAACGATTGCTTTTGGTGATAACGAAAACGATGTTGGTATGATTGAACTAGCCAAAATCGGCGTAGCAATGGAAAATGGTATTCCGCTAGCTTTAGAAAAAGCAGATAAAATCGCTAAACATCACGACATTGGTGGACTAGGATTATTTATGCAAGAAGAAATTTTATAA
- a CDS encoding putative quinol monooxygenase gives MLHIEAKIQVKPDLVEAFLTEVDLVIQGSLREPGNHGYELVRSVNNTSTFYLLEKWADETAIQSHNATAHYKRFKNNVPEFLAAPIEVALLKS, from the coding sequence TTGTTACACATTGAAGCAAAAATCCAAGTAAAGCCCGATTTAGTAGAAGCATTTTTAACAGAAGTGGACTTAGTTATTCAGGGATCGCTAAGAGAACCTGGAAATCATGGCTACGAATTGGTTCGCTCGGTGAATAACACCTCCACCTTCTATCTGTTAGAAAAGTGGGCAGATGAAACTGCTATTCAGTCCCATAACGCAACAGCACATTATAAACGATTTAAAAATAATGTGCCTGAATTTTTAGCTGCTCCAATTGAAGTAGCTTTACTTAAAAGTTAA